From the genome of Mastacembelus armatus chromosome 5, fMasArm1.2, whole genome shotgun sequence:
CCTTAgcaaatgaattaatttgatAATGTTTCACTCACCCTTGCTTTTAGTTTCTTTTGCTCATACAGGTAAATTTAGATTACAGGTataatttaaaattacatttgataTTATAGgtagcatggtggatgagtggttgcctcacagcaagaatgttgtaggttcgcaacccggcctttctgtgtggatttgCTCAGGGTGCTCCgctttcctcccacagtccaaaaacatgtgtgtgtggttgtttgtctttgtgtggccctgcgatggactggtgaccacCAAAGgatagctgggataggctccagcaaatccccatgaccctggttaggaataagcaggtatagataatggattaattcaaatgtaaaatattctcTGGATTCATCTTATAAAATGTGACTATTAGTTGCAGTTCTCTGATTTATATTATTGAAAACTGAATGTCATATCAATAACATTTTTGGGTTGTTAAGCAGACTAAACAATTTAGtcttttttcataatttttttgtaACAGTTTATATATACAACCgttaatttgtaatttaaaagaTGAATTACAAATAGATCAGGTTACCAAATAATGAAACTTGTCTTGGGCCTAAAGTTAAACTGAACAGAAAGAAAGTAACATGATTTCCAatccaatcaggatttagagcacatcatagtacagaaacagcactgttgaaagttaccaacgatcttctcttagcctcagataatggacttgtttcgatacttgtcctcctagaccttagtgcagcattcgacaccattgaccacaacatcttattacagagactggagcatgtgattggtatcagaggaacagcgttaaagtggttccaatcctatttatcggacagattccagtttgttcatgtccatgatgaaccttccacacgaacaaaagttagttatggagttccacaaggttctgtgctaggaccgattctgttcaccctgtacatgcttcctttaggttatatcattaggaagcactctattaattaccactgctatgcggatgacactcagttatatctatctattaaacctgttagcacaaaccagttaaccagacttcaagcctgtctagctgacataaaggcttggatgaccagtaactttttacttttaaactcggagaaaacagaagtcattatatttgggcctaaaaatctcagaaataacttttctaaaattatagctactctagatggcatagccctggcctccagcactactgtaaaaaactttggagttatttttgaccaggacatgtcctttaactcacacataaaacaaatttctagaactgcattctttcacctgcgcaacatttccaaaattaggaacatcctgtctcaaaatgatgcagaaaaactagtccatgcatttgtttcctcaaggctagattactgtaactcattactatctggatgtcccaatatctccataaaaagcctccaattaatccagaatgccgcagccagagtcctgacaggaactagcaagagagatcatatttctcctatattggcttctcttcattggctccctgtaaaatatagaatagaatttaaaatccttcttctcacatacaaatcccttcataatcaagctccttcataccttaaagacctcatagtaccatattatcccaatagaccacttcgctctcagagtgcaggcctacttgtggttcccagagttctcaaaagcagaatgggaggcagagcctttagctatcaagctcctctcctgtggaaccagctctcagcctgggttcaggaggcagacactctctgtacttttaaggctagacttaaaaccttcctctttgacaaagcatatagttagggctggcttcaggcaaccctgaaccatcccttagttagttatgctgctataggcctagactgcccgaggaccatcggtgcactgagctcccctaccctaaccccccccccccccccccccccttctctcccacctcatgtatattccaccattgaatgttactaaccttgtgctctctctctcccctagtttgtgctctctccctccctctctctctctctctctctctctgtaccttctgcaggtgtccctggtcctggagctgtttatcgctgatgtgcagttactggccccaccaacttgcagtgtctatttgttgtttattgttgctgttcttttctctctgctctatccactcaccccaaccggtcgaggcagatggccgcccaaactgagcccggttctgctggaggtttttttcttccgttaaagggagttttttcctctccactgtcgccaagtgcttgctcataagggaattgttgggtttttagttttagtttttgtaaagtgccttgagatgatttgtattgtgatttggcgctatacaaataaaagtgaattgaattgaattgaatttgaataAAGACAGCATATTTAAACAGGACATGCTGACAGTATAATTGTACAGCAATAAAAAGTTTACGACGGTGTGATAGTATTAATAAATATTCTGCATACATAGAAAGTGTGGTTGCTGTtgaaaagagacagagtgactaaataaatgttttactgaACTAAAGTAACCATTACAAGTTCTCCTGGGTTATATTTGTGGGGGACTGCAATTGGTAAAATATGAATTcctgcattttaatatttactacGTACATATTCAGCGTGGTTCTGTGTGTATATGATTGAGGGGGGTGTGTGTCCACGCTTGGCAAAAGTAAACATGCTGGTGTGTTCGGCTGATCGCTGGCGTTTAGGGGATCTGCTAAGTGGCACCTGGTCACTGCCAAAACAAGCAaaactctgtgtgtttgtgtgtgtgtgtgtgtgtgagagagagagagagagagatgcatgtgtgtctgtgtgcacacgTGGGTGACTGTGTTTCTGCTAAGTGCCACTGTGTGTCAGCCAAAACAAACAGGCTTAATGAGAAGCAGCTCCTgggacagagagtgagaaagtgagagtgagagagaaagagagagagagatgcaggaGACCCTGCCAGGCCAAACACACTGACCCCGCTGTGTCTCTCACATGGGCTTAAAGGCAACACTGTTCCCCTCTGCCCTCCTATAGCACGACCATCACCTTCATCAACCTCACCCTTCTCACTCCTTCACACTCCTTCCTGTCCCCAGCTCTCACCCCCTACGTTCACCACTGAGGTGCGAGGGTGAAAGGGGTGATTAAGGGGGTTCTGGGGGGGTACAAGGTGAGTGATGGCAATTAGAAATACATTTGTAATTGTGTGTGGGAAACATGGGGCACTTTTGTCTAACAGGTTTCTCTGTAGATGCACTGGCTCAGCACTTGTGAAAGGAGCAAGTGAAGAGAAAAAGTGAACATGTCACAGTGAGGCTAGATGACAGAACATGAAATGGGTTCTGACACATAGATGCACTATCTCACACCACATTTCACTTTTAAGCATTGATAAATACAGCTgttgcacaaaacaaacatctgctaTTCATCGCTGACAGGGGCTGATAGTGTTGTTGATCACCTTGTTGTATTCCAGGCTACACAGACACCATGTGATGTTGTTGGACCTTTTGGTTTCCATGGAGATTTATTAAAGGAGTCAAGGAATCTATTATTTCAAGAACCattattgatttgtgttttcacatttgcatGTGCTTTGTCGCCTAGATGCCGTCATAAATTCTATACAGTACATAAGCACTCAAGGGCGCAACAATCATGAAACGTGAGCTGCCTTCTCTTCTTTGCCTTACTACATGCATGAAATGTCATGGATTTCTAGAACTTGTCTGCCAAAATATTCAGCCATCATAATTTATGTGAGAGTAACTGATGGACTAAAATGATCCTTGCAATGGTATGATGTCCAACAGATATAGCTGTAGATTTTCTGTTATGTCAGTCTATATTGTGAGCATGTTCAAAATGATcttcagatttgtttgtttagcaCATACTTCATAGGAGAACTGATGTCACAGTTGCTGCGAGTGTTTATTAGTATGCCCTTCATTACTTCATGGTTTTAAGGTTGTAACAGCTAGACAACATGCTGCAGCACAACACAGGGACCACAGACTGAGCATCAACCATATTAGCGTTCCATCTTATCTCACTTTCAAGCGTGAACACACATCTTCTCCTCAGTCGCACTGGTAATGCCAGTGTACAGTGTTGATGTTACTAACCAGTACCATGAAATGATATGTTTGCATACATACAGTTCTCAGTTGAATAACTAGCGTAGTGTGCTGTTGGAAGAACAAGAAAAAGCTGAGCCAGgttcgctttttttttttttttggtggagCAACTGCTTGTATTTGCCAGAGCCTTCTGCATCAGCACCCTGCTGTATCAACTTAGTGGTTTCAGTGGTTAAGAGGAATGAAGGGGCTGCATTTTTTCACACAGGGGCCGAGCGGTCTGTATACAGTAAATAGCAGCCAATCACCTATGTAACCAGAAAGATGCTGGTCGTAGGTaagttaattagtaagtcaatagtgagagtagtcagttgtcatctgccattaGCTATGGTGTTATTGAGCCTGATGGTAGTTTGGATAAAGCATCTCCTGTATTGTTCAGTGCTTCAGCTCAGTAAGGTGAatcgtccactgcagctgcttctctagTCCATCAGGATGTTATGAAGGGGATCGTCAGTGTATTCCAagatggcctctacctttttgtgtgcatctctccaccacagcctccagtgagtccagcttcATTCTAGTCACTgcaccagctttttgcaccagtttctGAAGCCGctttgcatccttctgctttatgctgcctccccagtcTTTGTGACTCCAGtgactgaaggattttatcaggaCCTTGTAATCCTCTTTGTGTCCAAAACTCTTTCTGAGATGCAGGTTCTCAGCCTGAcgaactgtggcctttctgtcaggtactctgtgatccaggaaacaaaggaggggtCCACCCCCATGCCTTTGAGTTTGCCTTtgaggatgattggttggatggtattgaatgcacttgaaaaatcaaagaacataattcTCACATAACTtgcaggttcttccagatgagacTAAACATGGTGAAGCATGCAGCATCATTCACACCAATGTGTTCTCCGTAAGCAAATTACATGGGATCTATTGTATGTTTAACCTTGAGTCTTAGTAGGCAGCAaatcatcctctccaggaccttcataataAGAGATGTGAGAGCCACCGGCCTGTAGTCTTTTAGTTCAGCTGGACAGTTTACTTTAGATATCGGAACAATAAAAGGTGTTTTGTCCACAGAGCTGGGACCCTCTACAACTGCTGACTCAGGTTGAAGATTCTCTGTAGAGGCTCACACAGTTGGGGAGCACAGTCCTTAAGCAGCCTTGGACATACACCATCTGGGGAGCTGCCTTCCCACGGCACAATCTTTTGTAGCTGCAGTTTCACccctgttactgtgacagatgaTGGAGCATGTCCAGGTGAGGTTTTTATCAATGCTCCAATGTTTTGATTCAACCAGGTCTCAGTATAACACATCAGACTACACTCATGAAATGCTCTTTGGGTTTTAACCAGTGCCTCCAGCTTATCACTTTTGTTCAGAATAGAGTTGACACTCCCTATGATGATGAATGGTAGGAAAGTTTTCTATCTCCATCTTCTAgcctttagtttagcaccaGCTCAGCATCCATGGAGAGACCTCTCCAGCTCAGCTGGAATAGAGTTATATACTCCAAATTTGCTCTGTTGTAGTAAAAGAAGGTCATCTCTTGTGTCTTCTTCCCACAGTAATATCCATAGGTCATCAAGGAAAGTAGCTGtcaaaaatacatcaaaaaagagtgaaaatttcaGGAGTTACATAACTTTGCTGTCATCTGCTCAGGTGCAAATTctagaataataaataataaataagttaaAGTTTAATCTGTAGTCCAGTATGCAGTAGGTTAAACAATGTGTGTATGAGCACAACCcagtctgttctgttctgttctgagACTGGAAGTGGAGACAGGAGATTAAGGTGTAAAATCCCTCAGTCTCCAGGAGGATCTTGAAGCTGAACAGGGGGCTTGACCATAGATGGGATTTGGTAGGTGTTAGGACTTCCCCTAAATGTTTTCAGGGAAATGTTACTGTCACTGAAAAGATTGAGGTAGATCACTCAGTGTACCAAAGCACTGAAAGACTGTGTCCACTTTGTGTgtccacactgtgtgtgtgtgtgtgtgtgtgtgtgtgtgtgtgcgtgcgtgcgtgcgtgcgtgtgtgtgtgtgtgtgtgtgtgtgtgtgtgtgtgtgtgtgttgtgctgacCCTGTCAGGATACATCCTGTCCATATCTTTTTTTGTTAGCTTGGGCAGCAGAAAGCCTATTGAGGTTCAGGTATGAAGAGAGCAACACAAggtgtttgcatttttatgttcaaatgtgtgtgcatacatgaggtggatgtgtgtacagtaagtatatgtttgtgtgtgtttgtctgattATTTTAGGCACAGTTACTAtggctgtttatttttagtcCTAAAAgactttgtgtgtatgcatgtgtacatGTCTGTGGGGATTTGTGTGCactgtgcttatgtgtgtgtgtgtgtgtgttttggcagtGAACTGGTGAGCAGGGTTAGGAGGTTGTGgtgagtttgtgtgttcagAGTTGCTAGTGTGAAAGAGCAGTCAGAGCTGTTCTTCCCCCTGAAGAGAGAGTTTAATTTAGAAGAACAAGGCTCCTAACACACACTTGTGCGCTCTCCGCAGCCCGCTGCTCCACACCTCTTCCCTCTGCTCTCCAGCCCTCTCTGCCACtctataaaactttaaaaatctcTCCATCTTCACTTTCCTTACTTCTTAACCTTCTcatctcttttcctcctctccctaACAGTGCTCAGGTGTAACTGTAAGTTTCCACTGGCAGGTCAGAAATCTCTTAAATGCAGCAAACAATAAGCAAGTTTTGGAAATAGTGCAAGCTATTTTAATGTAGTGAAACCctcaaaaaaaggaaagaggagagtgCATTTTTCCCTTAAAGATGATTAAAAATGGATGTCAGTCACTTTTGCATcatttcatattatattttaattagcTGGTTTGTCTGAATTAACAAATTTGGCAGAGCCTCTTTTCAAAGCTCCCAATCAACTGTCAGTACGACGACCACTAGGACTCCATTATACTATTTTGAATGAAGACCAAAGATTTTCCCAAGTTTATCTCACAATTGTCACATTTTGTGTCCTGCAGAAAGAAATCACACAGTGTAGAGGGCCTTTTTAATGGGACTAAGATCATTTTAGGCATAAGGTGCATTTGGAAGGAGCTCTGTCTGTTGGCTAAATgtacataaatacaaacattactgtacatgctgcacattagaaaaataatatttggcACCTTCTCTGTCTTCAAATTATTTTGCTTGGTatactttgctttttgttttacagtcaaactgaattttgaaataatataatattttattttcaatacttGATTTCAATTAAACAGttgttattaaatgttaaacacCCTGTAAATCTATCAGCTTCATATTATgaatgatgttttgttttgtttgttttgttttggacatttctgtttctctgttttgcctttattctttgtttttacatggggctcacctgaaaaacaaacaaacaatgtcGCATATTTCTGCACACCAATCAGGAGTTAGCAAtgtttgaataaaatgtgacagTTGCAGTGTTTGCTGGCTACCAAACTATTGTCCCAATGAAGCAGATGCTTCAATGAAGCAGATGCTCCATGCTCATTTAACATCATCTGCACAATATTATTGACATCCCAGCAGGTTAAGGTGTCATGTAGTCACTGGTTGTTCTTGCATCACCTTCTTCCAGTGATTTGCTGCTAACTTTGGTTCAGCTGTTACTGTGGGTGCCTATTTTGCTCTTCTCAGTAATTACTTGTCAGTCAAACAGCGTGGTCAGCACTGTGACGTCTTTCACCCTGGATTTTCTGTAGGTGGCAGCTATTCTGACAGCTCTGACGACTTTCTAGCTGTCAGCTTGTCTTCTGTTCAATGCAAACAAATTAAAGCTGCATACCACACATCACATGGTAAAGATCCTTGCCAATTTTCCCATCTTTGGGGTGAAAGGACTTTATGagctttaacatttaaaaaactacAGCTGACAAGTTTCAGATTATTACTTCAGTTcctgaaaatgctgaaaaactTTCAAATGCAATGTTTTCACCCAAGAACACTGATGTGTAAGTTGAGTTAccatattttattcactgcTGTTGATTTCGAAGCTTTAGGTAAGCgtgtttttcattattgctgCTGTACATATGGAGCAGCTGGCTGGCTGTTGTCTGCAGCGTTCAGCAGACGTTGTTCTTGGCAGGATATTATTCTGAGGGAGAGCTCTCCCCTGTAGTTGGAGGATAAATCCAGGTAAACCAGTGGTATGCTGTGCGATAAATCTCTGTGGCGTACCACTGCCAGAGGGCATACATGCACACCCCAAGATAAGAACAACACTGGAGACTACCTGTCACGTAGTGGTCTGAGAGGATGATTTTCACTTTATACGTGAGGGTCTAGTCATTCTGTCCCTGCGTAATGACTGTTTTTATTTCGGAGGTGATACATGTGTTCTGGACCACCCTTCAGCTGGTGTCAGGCTCATTCCTCACCCAGCTGATTGATGGGCTTAAGATATGCCCTGAGGGAAGtctgtgcacagtgtgtgtgtgtgtaatgcttATCAGTTAACAGTTCTAAATCTTAAGTGAAAATACTTAAAGAATAGTTTTGTTATATACTTTATAAGTGTCTCTTTTTATGCTCCTCAAGCTTAGGCTTAGTGATACTAAAGACTTCAGCAGTATGAGCTCATTATAAGCTTTACTCTCaaatcacagacacaaaagtCTCATTAATGTTGAATTATGCTGAATGATAATGATTCATACTTCATACTATACTCTAGGGAGTATAGCTTGATGGCAGGACAAGAGCGGCATCTGGTGGTCAATGCTCTGTGgaggtgagtgtgtgagtgtactattattttgttgtgcccaattttaaatatacagtgtATACAACATGTACAATATGcccttaaatgaaaaaaatgtgagaaattgttaaatattaaaaatagattttatttatggaaacctttttaaaatacttcCATTAGAACAGTTACTCACTTCTGTTCAGTATGGATGGATAGCATGGAAAAAAAGGattttgtaattaaaattgTACTCCACTTAATAATAAGGGGCAATAATGttatattaatttaaatgatatgaatagtattttatatattacacACCTGTCAGTACGGTATATTGCAGTAGGCctacagttcaacagcagcataAATTACAGCTTCCAGAATGATCATACAGatgaatcaacacgtctctgaaataGTCtaataacaaaaactgaacatcatcttcaaaaactgcattagttttagcttggtCTACAGAATGAATGACAAATTTACATTTCCTACTTCGCAACATTGGGTGGCAGTCACGCGCAGTTACGTGGGTTAGTTGAGCGcaataaacaacagaagaagaaacaacgGGAACCTTTGTACAAACATTTCAGTGGTCAAGATTCAACTCGGATTTGTTTATCGGTGACACGTCGAGACTAGCTACAGCCGGAGTAACTACCTCGATAGTTGGTTTTATATCAACATTATCTCTTGTTACATTTAACAGGTAAATGCACCAATATCTGCTTTTAGTCTGATGTGGGCTAGCGCCTAGCTAACATTAGTTAGCCGAGTAACGGTTCAATAATAATGATTGATCGTAGATAAATTTAAGGCTCGGCTCACTGGATATTTGAGACACAAACTCATAAACATTAGCAACGCtcacaaacatgaatcctttaCCAAAGCTCTTTCAGGCAGACTGAGTGGAAGGCTGTAACCATGGAGCCCGCCTGCCGTAAAGACAAGCCAAAGCTGAACTCCACTCCGACTAGAGGAGACAGAGCCAAGCAGAAGTCTGCACAGCAAGAGctcaaacagagacagagagcagaggtggccaacacacacacacacactgatcactGTTCTTGACTTCAAGAAAGTTGACTTTACCAGTGTGTCACAATATGTCACATTAACTCCTGTGTGTctgctctctttccttctttgttGACAGATTTATGCTTTGAACAAGGTGATGACTGagttggagcagcagcagtttgagtCCTTTTGTAAACAGATGCAGTCACAGGGAGAATAATGATAGCCCTATCTATTCTGCCTTCCTTTTTcatctggacctggacctgtCACCCTCCAAAAACGCCACGTATACACATACTACTGCACGCGCACATACTTACTTATACGTTTGTGGCTCTGCAGAAAACTTTAAAAGTTCTCGGAGGGTTACAAAGGAGGACAAACTCCTCCTTCTCCTTATGTTTTACTGAACTCCTGACTCTTGTCCCCAGTTTGAATATACCAGAGTACTGTTGTGATAAGCTGATCAGTAAAAGGCCACTGACATTTCCTTTTCTTAAATGTCATCATTTGTTTCTTCGACAGTGAAACTGAGCTTGCATGCTCTTTTTTCAACTCTGTACAAATTCATTATTTTGGTAAAGTATCCTAGGTgaatctatccatccattcattatcagccactTATTCCTGCTATCCAGGGTCATGAGAGGCTGGggtcaatcccagctgactttGGGGGAGACGGACTACACCTgggcagatcaccagtccatcacagcgCTGACACATAGAACATCTACAGGCAAATCAGAGTCAACAATCAGCCTAAGCGGCATGTGTTTGGACTACAGGAGGAGAGTCTAGATGAAATGCAAGTATTAAACTCACATGTACtaaaaaacccaaaacagtGTTAATAGCTGAAGAATGGACAAATTTATAGATTTTGTTCAGTGACCAATCTGTTAAAAGCATGTTTTTCATCTATTAGTAACTTCCCTCTGTAAATGTAAACATCAATTTAAATGTACATATGATATCTAGGCCCATATTTATGAAGCATCGTACAGTAGGAAATCACTTGTAACTGGTCAAACCTGTTCAGAGTGAGGCTGTTTCGTTCTAACTTTTAAAACaaggagtaaatgtgttttatcagcttcATTAACTTAATCACTTATTCACAGGTAGGGTCTAACAAAAGTTTTTAGTCTTAAgtacttgatcaaaatgaaccccccccccccccaaaaaaaaacagacacacacacacacacaggagacaaattcacagttttataataTCTTACTCACATGTACAATATAGATAATACATGAAAGATGTCGCATTactgcagatattttaaaacaatgtaaTATAAGTTAAGGTGCTTCCGGTTTTACTGTGCTGCATATGTATTGATTTTTTAACCAAGCTAAACGCTCACTATAATTACTTAAAATGCCACGTAAATGACTTCATTAATATACAAGATCAAGCTTTTAATTTTCTCATAGTACCTTTGTTTCTGTAATCTCAGTAGTGATTTGTACTTAAAGAATGTTCGATTTCCTGCAGTTCAACACTTGTCTAATACTCCAAACTGTGACTGTCAGAAAAATTAGAATACATCATCATGAGCTCTCAATTATGaatgtgttaaaacaaaaacatcacactCTCTCTTCAGAGTAGCAGCAGTCAGTGTCATGAATGATGTCTCACTCTGAGGTAAGAGTGTTTGTAATTCTAGGTTCACTTTCAGCCTGATCCCTAGGAATGGTTATATGATGCTTGATAAATACTTACCCTGGAAACGTATGACATGACAGGTAATTTTCAGTTGGCTTGTTGTTGGCTTGAACCTTGGAGTGTTCTGCTTCCGCCCTCCAACTACAAAACATCCATTCACATCAAGACAATTCAGTTGTCATTTTGAAGGCTGGTTGCCTCTGCCTGCCTGGCTGCATTTTGTTGCTGCGTGGCCAACACCACCAAAGTTAAATCATGTTGTTTGCTCATGTTAACTGTCTAACATTGGCCATGATAAATAGAAATAGTCCACTAAAGCTAAATTCACCAATGGCGTTAGCTGCTGTTTACAGAAGGTAATTCACAGCTACTGGTTCTCGAAAGGAACAGCAGAACAGCAAGTTGCTTGCTTACTGTAGCTTTAAAACTGACAGTGCCCTTAATAAGTCAGTGTTAATGGTGCTCACTTTGAACACTTATCTCATGTAGAACATTGTGTGCAGTGCCAGCTACCCTGTACACGAGTTACTAATCCATTTTATTGTCACAGTCATGTCTGTCAATGTTAACTTATATTTATACCTATTGACATCAAAATATTTATATCTCTTTATATGATATGTCATCTATGTGAAAGTTATACCACTTtgatttaatgaaaataaaaagagtttttaatcagtttttatgCGATTGTGTCTGCACGTACAGTACATACAGCatcttcagaaagtattcaggccTCTTCACTTTTGGCACATTTTGTGATGCAGATTTGATTTTAAGTGAATGAcatagttctttttttttttgctcatctTTCTACGCTCAATAATCcttaatgacaaagtgaaaacatgtttctggACATTTTTGCTGATTTATTAAAGCTTTGTACTCAAAGGATACTCAGCCTCAGATATTTAAAAGTTAGTGAAACCATTGGAG
Proteins encoded in this window:
- the svbp gene encoding small vasohibin-binding protein produces the protein MEPACRKDKPKLNSTPTRGDRAKQKSAQQELKQRQRAEIYALNKVMTELEQQQFESFCKQMQSQGE